TTCTGAGCATGATTGTTGGCCGAATCAACCACACCCTCATTTGTGCCTCAACCAATTGAACATGCATATAACCATTTGCATCTCCTTTCTTGTGATCAATTCACAACAAAATATAGTTTTTCTTATTTTAAAGattcttataaaaaaatataatttttcttgTCTAAACTTCAATTATCATAAACCTAAAATTACGGTGATATCtatcaattaaatatataaattctaTATATTTATGTTTTGGGTTAGTTCggacaaaaatttctccataaaaacattatttttttaacaaataaagaggagagagaaaaagaaacaTGAAACATTGTAttcatgtatttttttttaagttttgatACATTATTTAGATATTAATTAACATTCGAGAACACATCACTTGGAACTGTGCGACCTTTAACTTTCTGTGCTAGGAAATAAGTATTCAACCATTGGGTCACTAACCCTAGAACCCTTATACGTGGCTGCATTTTTGTATTGCATAACTCATACAAGAGCAGCATTGTACAACTGACAACTCCATTGTAATGATCAGCTAATGCGGCGGCACAGAGTAATTCCATCACCAACAGGGAGCTGGCAAATCTCGACCCTTGGATCAGCAGCAATGGCCTTGTTGAACTCCAAAACATAATCAAGGTAGAACCTGACATATTTCCTTAGTGGTGCATCAGGAGGTGCTGCCACTGAGCCATTCCACAGGGTATTATCATAGCCGATAAGTCCTCCAACCTTCACAAGTTCAATTGTTCTCTTGTGGTAGTTGAGGTAATTGTCTTTGTCAGCATCCACAAAGATAAAATCAAACGTTCCATGGTATTTTCCCTGCAAATCGTTAATTTCGAGTCACAATTGAATCTAACATACATTGCCtggatttttctttttgtttgaagggtatatatatacatatacataaattaacCTACGTCTTGGATCAATTGATCAAGAACTGGAAGAGCAGGGCCTTCTCTGAAGTCAATCTTGTGAGCAACACCAGCTTTTTCAATGACAGGTAGACCCAATTCGTAGTTTTCACGGTTGATGTCCATCGCCAATATCTGAAACGTTTAACAATAGATTATTCTTGTACCCTCCTGGAATTATCTC
This sequence is a window from Hevea brasiliensis isolate MT/VB/25A 57/8 chromosome 10, ASM3005281v1, whole genome shotgun sequence. Protein-coding genes within it:
- the LOC110668325 gene encoding caffeoyl-CoA O-methyltransferase 1, producing the protein MAPGLEEQQNHQGGHQNLQQSLAIYKDILETKEPEPTKEQQNQVGRHQEIGHKSLLQSDALYQYILETSVYPGEPEPMKELRELTANHPWNIMTTSADEGQFLSMLLKLINAKNTMEIGVYTGYSLLATALALPDDGKILAMDINRENYELGLPVIEKAGVAHKIDFREGPALPVLDQLIQDGKYHGTFDFIFVDADKDNYLNYHKRTIELVKVGGLIGYDNTLWNGSVAAPPDAPLRKYVRFYLDYVLEFNKAIAADPRVEICQLPVGDGITLCRRIS